The region ATATTGCAAGACCCACAGATCAACGTTTAAAATTTGGAGCCTTATTTCAAGACTATGTTCCCAATATGCCTGCTATGAAAATGTACTTAAATTTAGTGTATAACACTGGACTGCCAGGAGGTTCTCCTAGCTATGCAGATCCTTATATTTACCAAACACGATTACAAGACTACAAACGTGCAGATTTAGGTTTGCAATACGTTATTGTAGATGAAAATAAAGGCTTTGATAGTGGCTGGAGAAAACCTTTTAGATACTTATCTTTTGGGTTTGAAATCTTTAATGTTTTTGATGTACAAAACTCCATTACCAATACTTGGGTTAGAGATGTATACAGTAAAAAACAATATGCAATTCCCAATTATTTAACTCCTAGAGTGTTTAATATTAGAACTACAATGAAATTTTAAAAACGTAATTTTAATAATTACATATCGTGTAATAAATTAGATTATTAATTAAAATTAAGATAAAAACTTAGAATTTGAATTATACATTTAGGTTAGCCGAGTTGTCTGAAGTCCCTATAATATGGGAAATTTTAAAGCATGCTATAAAACGTAGAAAAGAAGATGGTAGTAACCAATGGCAAGACGGTTATCCAAACCCAGAAGTTATAACCAACGATATTAAAAAAAGAGTCGGTTTTGTACTTACAATAAACAACCACATTGTAGGATATACAGCAATACTTATAAACGACGAACCCGAATATAACAACATTAAGGGAAGTTGGCTTACTAATACAGATTTTGTGGTTTTTCATAGAATAGCTATAGCTAACACACATTTAAATAAAGGTTATGCCAAACTCATCTTAAAAAACATAGAAACCTATGCTATTAAAAATAAAATTTATAGCATAAAAGCAGACACAAATTTTGATAATAATGGCATGCTAAAACTATTTGAAACACATAATTATATTTATTGTGGTGAAGTTTATTTTAGAGGCAGCCCAAGAAAAGCTTTCGAGAAAGTCTTACATATATCGTCTTAGATTAAATGGCTATAATTGCTATTTAATTAACTCATACAACAACCTGTCTTTCAATAAGATTAATTACAAATAAAATTTAATTTTTAAACGACAATAGAAGAGTTTATACAGTACAACAACCTAACTTTACAACGATTAAGTAAAATTTACATAAAATTAACAGGTAATTGAGCATATAAACATATCAATTTTAATGTACTTTTTAATGATGTTGC is a window of Formosa sediminum DNA encoding:
- a CDS encoding GNAT family N-acetyltransferase; translated protein: MNYTFRLAELSEVPIIWEILKHAIKRRKEDGSNQWQDGYPNPEVITNDIKKRVGFVLTINNHIVGYTAILINDEPEYNNIKGSWLTNTDFVVFHRIAIANTHLNKGYAKLILKNIETYAIKNKIYSIKADTNFDNNGMLKLFETHNYIYCGEVYFRGSPRKAFEKVLHISS